The region CTGTTGATTCCCCCTCTACTGGACCCAAGAGGTGTTCCAAGTGATTGACCCACCTGAAGATTCCTTAACCCCTGAGGACAAAACTGTCATCAGCTTCCTGGCTAGACTCCCGGTTTTAGACTGCACGTGTAATCGGTAAATCTTTTCTCATTACCTACTCCGTCTTTCTCACTTTCCGCAAGCTTACCCTTGCCGCTCTTTGCTTCAGGAAAAATACGCCAAGTCAGCGAGGACCTTCTGATCGCCTCTGAGGAGAAGGAAACGTCtcgtccccccccccccccccgagttAACCTGAAGGGCGACAAAACGTCCTTGTTAAAAGTGAGTGGGAAGAGGCCTCTCGGCGAGGAGGCCTCTCGCCCTTCCCCAAAGAGACCACACTCCGCGGCCGCTACATCGTCTTCCGGCGGGGAAAGAACTCCTGTCATCTCCGCAGCTTTTCATGGGCCTGAGGAGACTCCCAAGCCGAACCAGCCCGGCTAGCCTTCACTGGCGACTCCGGTTTCCTCGCCTCGCGCCCGGGTGATTCCGTCGACAAGCCTCCCCTCAGTGCGAAAGATATCCTACCGCCTCCCGGTCAAAACTCAATGCCATCTTCTAGTGCTTCATCGCCCAATCATAGCCCCGCCACGCCCCAGGGCCTTGCAAATCGAGAGCCTCCATATTCCCTGTCCCTGACGCCTGCGCAAATTGCGAGGATGGATGAAGTGGTCAAGCAGCAAGGCTTGGACAGAGTTTCGGAAGGCGCATTGGCGACGGCGTTCCACGCTTTTCATCATTATAAGCGGTCCGCCCAGGATGCTGAGGTGTTGCGATCAGAGTTGGCGCGCCTCCGCGCCTTCAACGCTGGATTTGTTGAGGAGCGTAAGGCGTTCCTCGCCCAACTAAATGCCAAGGAGACCTCGTCTACCAAAGAGTTGGCCGAACAAACTACCTTATGACACCTGTGTCCACCGCCGGCTCCTCTCTTTCCATTCAAGTTAAGGCTACTGTTGTAGCATTTCCTCGCCTCTTCATGTTCTTCCgctatttttcctttccttcCGCAGAGCAGTGGATACTTTGTCGCGAGGTGGGCTGTGGATTTTACTGCATGGAGGCGATTTAAAGTGTTTCGTCCTATGATTACGCTATAAACCGCTACAACCCGTATGACCAGATACCTTATCCTTAGGAGATCGGCATCCTCACCTACTCCTAAAATTGTGTCCAACTCCACATAGCCGCATACCTGAACCTGCTTTCCCCAGAAACCCATCAGGTTTCCTGTGTATGGTATCAAATCCTTGTCCGTCAGCCCCAACTGTCCGAACGCGTCCCCGTAGATGATATCTGTTGAGCTGCCTTGGTCCAAAAGCACCCTCTGCACATTGAACCCATTAATTCTTACCACTACCACTAACGGATTGTTTGTATGGGCCCtgattccctcaaaatctgcgGATAATACTACTATATCTGGATGTTGGCACCCAAATGGAGCAGGATATCCCTGGACCGATGCCGACGCCTCTTCCCGCTTTTCCCTTGCCGCTGATGTGACGTTGTCGCCGTAAGGGCCCCCTGTGATTGCATTAACCGCTCTGGCTATCGCTCCACCCCTGTCGTCAATGTCTTCCTCTGCTTCCTTTCCTCTCGCCATATTTATCTTCTCGCTTCCCGCATTTGGCGCTCTCTTCATGTTGTCTTGTACAACCCATGTCCCGCATTTGGCCTCGCCTTCATCAGCCGCCTAATTTGGCCCTTCAGAGATAAACTGTCACTGGTGTTATGGCTCCCCAAGTtgtgatattcacaccacttggaCCGGCCCTTGACGTCGTGCCAGGGGTCAATTCCGTACTCGCCATCCTCGCCTGTTTCCACAACCGCCGCATCCAGTAGTGACTTTTCCGATTCATCGCCCGCGCTTCCCTCTGGCCTTTTTCGTTGACGAAAGTTAGTTGCCCGCCGAGAACGCTTTCCCCTGAATTCTTTAATTAATTGGCCAACTTCCTTAACCTTCAGCATATTACTTGCTTCCTTGTCCTGTATCTGTTTCCTCGCCAGCGACACCTTTGCCGCCTTCAACTGTTTCCTCTTACATGCGtcgtcttcttcttccatgATGTAATCTCTGGCTCGGGTGCGTACCTCTGTCATCGAGCGCGTTGGTTTCCTACTCAGCTCGCAGCTCATCTTTCCTGACGACAATCTGTTCTTAAAAGCGCATACGCATGTCCGAGGTTCCGCCTCTTCAAATCTTGCGGACGCGGCGCTGTACCGTTCCACGTACTGCTTCAACGTCTCTCGCTCCGCCTGCCGAATCTGAAACAGATCCTCGACCTCGCCGGCAGAGAACTGGCCCACGAATTTCGACGCAAAGTCACGAAACTTCTTTATGGATCCCTGTGGCAGGGCCATAAACCAGGTCATTGCTGCGCCTCGGAATGTGGACGGAAGCATTCTACACTTTACCGCATAAAAAACCACGCTTTTCGCCATCTTCACATTGAAACATAACAGATGATCTTGCGGATCGGTTCGTCCGTCGTACGTCTCCAACAAGAGGCGAGTCATGCCGTCTAGAATGGCCACCTCTCGCACCGCTGCCGAGAACGGCTCAACCTCCGCAACAGCTTccgcctccttctcctcctcattCCACTGCTTAAGGTGATAGTATTCCAATTGCTCCAGCAAACACTCATTTTGCAGTCTTAAGTCGCCGCTCAGTGCCGGCGCGCCTCCGCACGGCGATGTCTACCCAGCCTTGCGGTGCGCGGGGAAGAGACGTGGCTCCGCTCCGGTTCCCCGCTATACCGTTGGCGAAACAATTCCATCAGGCTCCGTTGATGAACCAAAAATTCGACCAAAAATCTTCAAATCGCTGAAAACCTCGCAGAAAACCGAATTTTTCTAAGCCAAATTGCAAGCCACGTGGTcgtgggttcgatccccacagacggtgTCAAATGTTCTATCATGAACATCtcgatgaggtatagtacctaaggtgcaaggaacgtgatgtaAGATTCCTagggagaatgagagcgtaaccgcttagagagagaaagtaactgaatttccagcttgttatttctcaaatgagctaagagtcctttacaattggtactcctcccctatttatagttgggggagttgggcttagcgcctcCTACAATGGGACCTGGGACGAGAAGATTGGATCTGCCATGCTACTaccaaccttgaggacaaggttaaTTTTAGGGGGGAGTATTGTTAGTATTCTATATATTAGGGatttagtttattttaatttaggaaTCTATCTTTTTATTTTAGAGTCTATATTTATAGTATCTTTTATATTAGAATGTTATCTTTTTATTCTAGAACACATCTTCTTTAATTTTTAGGGATTAAGTTATCGGTATTAGAattagttattataaatagTTGTACCCTCCTTAGGTTAGAGTAATGGATTGAATTATGAAGTTGTAACCAAGCCTCTCAGTTCTTGTTTTGTTAGAAATCctaagttagaaccacacaccacaaaaccttaggcataaggcaatgggtgtatctgttttttattatatatacactTGGTACACTAGCTAATCTAGCAAATGTGGGACTCCTTTGAGTCTCCACTTGGTATTCTCTAATACTCCCCCTCTAAGTGGGActccatttttcttcttcttcttgcctGGGCTTGTACTCGTTTGTTGGAGTCTTAGAGGACTTACGGCTTGCTTTGCCTGGGCTTGTACTCTAGCGGGAACATTAGTGGTCGTCGAGCTTAGGCTCCTTCTTGTTTGAGTCTCAGAGGCTTTACGACTTTCTTTTTCTGGGCTTGTACTCTAGCGGGGAACATCGGTGGTCATCGGAgttgtgctccttcgtctgagtctcAGAGGCCTTAGGGCTTGCGTTGTCTTGGGCTTGAGCTCACCGAAACGTCATTAGGTGTTAGACTTCTGTTCTTGAGTCTCAGAGGCCTTGTGCTGTATatatctttcttttattttttcttggaatttttttctttttctatttttaaactttatttattttattttatttcgtttttttatttttgattttttttttacttttttttttggaagcgtAAGTCATGGCTTGGATAAGactagctctgataccatgataAGAGAAACTAAGAGAgggaaaaagagaaagagagagagagaaatatgGAAACTGAATCTGTAACAGAATTTCTATTATGAAAAGCTAAGTGTTACAACGATGTGAAACTCTCTTATATAGAGATCTGGTAGCTTGCAGAGCAACCAACCAATCTGTTAGAAACTAACTAACAGAATCTACCTGCTAGCAGCTAATGTACAGCTGTAATGACAGGTGGTGATATTTTCATATCCTATCTACCCTTATACACTTATATGTTTAtccttttaattttaatatcagTCTTTTATTCAGAAAAATACCAAAAAATATTATCATTTATCTTCCTTTCTCTCCCGTTGCTCAACGTTAGGATTTTTGGATCTTAACAGAAAGCCACAGGGCCAGGTAGATTGCACTGGGAAATCTGCaggaccaatttttttttttcttggacagCATTGGCAGTCCAATATCATATCTACGATAGACTTCGATATCATCTTATGAACCAACTATTACGCTTTTGGGTCACATGAATGATGTATATTATGTTTCTAACAACAAGTATATCTTACAGGTGAACCCTTAACAATATACAGCTTAATGAACATGATTGCTTAATGCAGGTGCAGCAGCTGCTGAGTTTTCTTCTAGAGCTGTACCAGCAGTTTTACAAACTTTAGGTTTTAAGAGGAGGTATATTCCAATTCAGATGCCCCCTTCAACCCATATTCACTCTTTTTTTCGTTGTCCTCTAATCTTGAAAGTTAATTCTGTAATATTTGCAGCCCTGCTGATGCGCTAGTGGAAGCATTCCTTAGGACAGATGCTGCCTTCATAAAAGAGCTTGATTCTTTTCGCAAATCCAGTAGATATATTCAGAAGGATTGGCATCCTGGTTGTACTGCAATTACTGCTCTAGTAGTTAGGAACAGGCTATTTGTTGCTCACATTGGTGATTGCAGGGCAATCTTATGTCGTGCTGGTAATCCCATTGCTCTAACTGAGGTGAGCTGGGTGTTTTATACTGTTAAAGCTTCTTTGATATATTCTTCTATGCATTTATGtttaaactaattaatttaaaaattattaggaTCATGTCGCTAGCCGTCTTCAAGAGAGAGAGCGTGTTATTCGTTATGGGGGCCATGTACATTGGCAAGTTGATACCTGGAGAGTTGGTCTTCCTGCACTTCAGGTTTGTTCAAGTTGGTTGCTATAGTTTATATCATATGTTTAGAGATGCTTGGatatatttgttttcttttaagtATCCTCATTTTCCTTTTACTATATATTCATCACTGTATAAGAGGGCTTCCATAGCCTTGATAGGAGAAGAAATGAAAGAGATAGAGAAACTGAGAATTGAGATCAGAGAGATAAAATTCTGTTATAACTAACATAACATCTCTAACTGCCTAATGGCCTTATTCTACTCTGCTACCGGCTGTTATGACAGCTGTTCTAATTCTTACTTAACAGATGCACATCAGCAGGGTGAAGAGGATGGAGAGAAACTGTAGCATCTGGGCAAGGTTTCAGCAGGGAAACATGAAAAGTGGGATGAATGCGTGAGGTAGCAGGTAAATTGAGGGTGTAAGCAACCTTGCCTACACGATGTAGTATCTGATATGGGCCAAAGAAACGAGGGGACATCTTTTGTGAAGCTAGAAATGAGAGAGGATTGCCTATAAGGATGGAGCTTCAAGAAAACTCCATCTCCAACTTGAAATTCTCTATCAGACCTGTGTTTATCAGTCAAGGTCTTCATGCGAGCTTGAGCTCGAGCCAAGTTACCCTGCAACTTGTTGATCATCTCTTTTCTAGCAACAAAGCTTTTGTCCACAGCATCCACCACAGTGCTCTGAGGGCAATAAGGTAAATGCAAGGGGTGGCTGACCATAAACAACTTCATAAGGGTAGCTTGGATTGCAGAGTAAAAAGTGGTGTTATACCACCATTCTGCCATAGGCAACCAAGCAGCCCACTCCTTTGGTCTCTGCCAAGTCATGGCCCTCAAGTAATGTTCCAAGCAACGATTGAGGACCTCACTCTGCCCATCTGATTGAGAATGATGGGCAGTAAACAAGCTCTGAGAAATGCCCAATTGTTGCAGAAATGCTGCCCAGAGTTTGCTAGAAAAGAGGGGATCCCTGTCACTCACTATATTTGCTGGGGCTCCATGAAGTTTGTAAACATTGTTGATGAACACCTCAGCCAAAGTGGAAGCTGAGAAAGGATGTGACAAGGCTATGAAATGAGCATACTTATTAAGCCTGACAATCACCACCCATATGGTGTCCTTGCCATGGGACTTGGGTAGCCCTTCAATGAAATCCATGGCAATACTTTGCCACACTCCATCAGGTATAGCCAAGGGCTGCAGTAAACCTAGAACAACATGAGGTTCATACTTGCATCTCAAGCAAGTCTCACACCTTTGAATAAACTCAGCTACACTCTTGCTAACTCCTTTCCAATAAAATAATGACTTGATCCTATGAGTAGAAACCAATCTGACTTGGTCATTATTGGGAACTACCAATCTGTGTTTCCGGAAAAGGAAACCATCCACCACCCTGTAATGAGGATGCTGGTCAGGAGAAGCATTCACCTCTTGCATAAGATCCTTGAGGGAAGAATTTGCAGCATAGGCTTGTTGTATTAGATCCCACAATTCTGAAGAAATGGAAGAGATTGCCCGGTGCAGCAACTCTCCATGATTGGCCTGGGATAAAGAGTCAGCAGCAACATTGTCCTTTCCCTGCTTATACCTAATTTCATAAGATAGACCCATCAATTTAGTAACCCTTTTATACTGTGCAGGTGTAGACAACCTTTGTTCCAGTAAAAATTTCAAACTATGTTGATATTAGTGCCATTTAGACACTGCATGCACAAGTGCTAGTAATTCTCTGTCATAATCTGATAGCAACCTATTCCTGGGAGAAAGAACCTTGCTAATAAATGCAATAGCCTGCTTGTCTTGCATTATAACTGCCCCAATTCCTGTACTGGAAGCATCAGTCTCCACTACAAATGGCTTAGCCATATCTGGAATAGCCAATACAGGAGCAGTACTTAAGGCTTGTTTGAGCTGATTGAAAGCATGGGAAGCCTTATCAAACCAAATGAAGGCATCTTTCTTGAGTAAGTCAGTGAGAGGTGATGCTAGCATGCTGTAATTTTGAATGAATCTTCTGTAGTAACCTGAGGCCCAAGAAACCTCTGAGTTGCATAAGTGTCTTAGGTTCTGGCTGTCAATAGAATTAGCTGGTTGAATTAACTGCCAGCATCCTGCATTTATTTACAGCTGTAATTCTGTAATTCTATCATTATTGTAGAGTTGTAATTGTGTAATTCTGTAATTAGAATAGGCTAGTTGTAGGATAGCAGTTATAGCAATTTAGCAGATTTTCAGGGATTGTATTATGCTATTTATATCAGAATCCTCCAGCAGGAGAATACacagttcaaagttcaaacctgtcaaataaccacttatcccaaaagcttaagttgttgggtaagggccactttaatggttttatattatattctaacacgccccctcacgcaagagccctttgggcttgaagcgtggataaatgcacaggcccgcctaccatgtgcttaattaaattccacttttaatTCGAAAGTGAGTGGAGCaatgatcgaactctagacctctcggtcacagaggctctgataccatgtcaaataactacttatcccaaaagcttaagctgttgggtaagggccactttaatggttttatattatattctaacaaaacCTATGTTCTTTTTAGAGTCTAACATGCTCCTAGTTCTGTGGATTCAACAAATGTACAACATAATGCTTCTTCCCCTATTCATGCTTTAACCCCTGAAATTGTTCAATAAATGATAATTTCAGCATTCTCTGCTTTAGGGCTCTCAGGTAAACATTCTCCTAACTCTTCTCCTTGGTATTTTGATTCTGGGGTATCCAATCATATGACCAACAGTGTTGAAGCCCTTACAAACATCACCAAATATTATGGAAACCTCAAAGTTCATGTTGCTGATGGAAACCATTTACCCATCGCTGCTATTGGTgatatttcttcattttttactGATGTTTATGTTTCCCCTGGTCTCACCAGTAAGCTTATTTATGTTGGTCAGTTAGTAGACAATAATTGTCCAGTTGCATTCTCAAAATCTGGTTGTCTTGTTCAGGATCAACACTCAGGGAATCTGATCGCAAAGGGGCCTATAGTCGGACGTCTTTTTCCACTTTATTTCTCAGTGTCTCCATTTTCTTCGTTGCCTTTTGTTTCTTGTAATTTTGCTACTGTTAATTTTGAATTATGACATAAGCGTCTAGGACATCCAAACTCCACTGTTCTTCATGACTTGTTCTGTTCTGGTGTTCTTGGTAATAAAGAGTCTCCATCTCTTAGTTCTATTAAATTTGATTGTAATTCTTGTAAACTTGGTAAATACCATTTCCCACTCATCAATCAAATGTAAGTCAGGCTTTTGATATGATTCATAGTGATTTATGGGGTATAGCACCTGTTATATCTCATGCTAATTAGAAGTACTTTGTCACTTACATGGACGACTATAATCGTTTCACATGGGTCTATTTTTTGCGCTCTAAAGGTGAAGTCTTCTCTGCTTTCAAATTTTTTCATGCCTATGTTCAGACCCAATTTTCCTCAAGAGTTAAAGTTCTTCGTTCTGACAATGGGGGGGAGTACACATCTCATATATTCCAAGAATTCTTGCAAGAAAATGGGATCTTATCTCAAAGGTCATGTTTTTCCACTCCCCAACAAAACGGTGTGGCTGAAAGAAAAAATCGCCATCTTCTTGATGTTGTCCGCACCCTTATGTTGGAATCCTTTGTCCCCTCAAGGTTTTGGTGCGAAGCTCTCTCCACTGCTGCCCACCTTATTAACCGCCTTCCTTCTCCATCATTAAACAATGACTCACCTTTCTCCCGGTTATTTGGTTACCAACCTACTTATTCCAATCTTCGcacttttggctgtgtttgttatatCCATCTTCCCCCACAAGAATGCACCAAGCTCACAACTCAATCTGTTAAATGTGTTTTTCTAGGTTACTCAGCCCACAAAAAAGGTTTTCTATGCTATGATCCTAATCTAAACCGGCTTCGGGTCTCTAGAAATGTCATTTTTCAAGAAAATACATATTCTTTTGTAGCAAATCACGACACTTCCTCTGCATCATCCATATCTGTTTTGCCATCGTTTCCTAATAATTCTGCAGGACCAACAGCCCCAAAACCTTTCTTGGTGTACCAAAGACGTAAGGTTGTACCTCCTAATCAGTCGTCCGCACCTCCAGGGCCCCCTCCAGATCATTCTCTGGCTGCTTATTCAGTGGTTGTTCCAGAACCAGCACCTTTACGACGCAGCACTCGCGTTGTAAACCCCTAGAAAAGTATGCTTTTTCTTCCCCCTTATCCTTGACAACAACTTTAACATTTGTTCCTATTCCTTCTTCCTATAAACAAGCAATGGAGCATGCATGTTGACAAAAAGCTATTGAAGCAGAACTTCTAGCActagaagaaaataaaacatggGAAGTTGTTCCATGTCCCCCGTCTGTTAAACCTCTTGGCAACAAATTTGTATTCACTATTAAGTTGCGCTCGGATGGATCCATAGATCGGTACAAGGCTAGGCTGGTTGTTCTTGGAAATAGGTAGAAATGTGGTCTTGACTATGAGGAGACTTTTGCACCAGTAGCCAAGATGACTATTGTACGTACTCTTATTGCCATTGCTGCATCTGAAAATTGGCaactacatcagatggatgtcaagaacACATTCCTCCATGGTGACCTCAAGGAGGACGCATACATCAAACTTCCGACAGGTATGTCTACCCAATCACCTAATGATGTTTACAAACTGAAGCGTTCTTTATATGGTTTGAAACATGCACCAAAGGTATGGTTTGAAAAGTTTCGAACAACACTACTTAGCTTTTCCTTCACACAAAGCCAGTATGATCTGTCCCTTTTTTTACAAAGGACTTCTAACGGAATTGTGGTACTACTTGTTTATGTGGACGTGGTCACCGGTTCTGATCAAGAAGCTATCTCTACGGTCAAGAAATTGCTGCATTCAACATTCCATATGAAAGATCTT is a window of Lotus japonicus ecotype B-129 chromosome 5, LjGifu_v1.2 DNA encoding:
- the LOC130719392 gene encoding protein kinase and PP2C-like domain-containing protein, with the translated sequence MWDSFESPLGAAAAEFSSRAVPAVLQTLGFKRSPADALVEAFLRTDAAFIKELDSFRKSSRYIQKDWHPGCTAITALVVRNRLFVAHIGDCRAILCRAGNPIALTEDHVASRLQERERVIRYGGHVHWQVDTWRVGLPALQVTRSIGDDDLKPAVIAEPEVTESNLSAEDEFLVMVSDGLWDVMSSMEVIDIINKTVKEPGMCSKRLATETVERGSKDNITVIVVFLRPVSTAERIY
- the LOC130719391 gene encoding uncharacterized protein LOC130719391; protein product: MTWFMALPQGSIKKFRDFASKFVGQFSAGEVEDLFQIRQAERETLKQYVERYSAASARFEEAEPRTCVCAFKNRLSSGKMSCELSRKPTRSMTEVRTRARDYIMEEEDDACKRKQLKAAKVSLARKQIQDKEASNMLKVKEVGQLIKEFRGKRSRRATNFRQRKRPEGSAGDESEKSLLDAAVVETGEDGEYGIDPWHDVKGRSKWCEYHNLGSHNTSDSLSLKGQIRRLMKARPNAGHGLYKTT